The proteins below are encoded in one region of Paeniglutamicibacter cryotolerans:
- the deoC gene encoding deoxyribose-phosphate aldolase, protein MNEIASYIDHTLLAPDAGAQDIARICAEAAKYHFKSVCVNPIWVPAVAAALAGSGVLTCSVIGFPFGATTTDSKVFEARRAIADGANEIDMVIDIASAKANDEAALAADITAVAAAVHAGGAILKVIIETALLTDDQKVIACRASVAAGADFVKTSTGYAGGGATVQDVALMRSTVGPEMGVKASGGVRSMETARAMIDAGATRLGSSSGVAIVEGEQGTTGY, encoded by the coding sequence ATGAACGAGATCGCCTCCTACATCGACCACACCCTCCTGGCACCCGACGCCGGCGCGCAGGACATCGCCCGGATCTGCGCCGAGGCAGCGAAATACCACTTCAAGTCGGTCTGCGTGAACCCGATCTGGGTTCCCGCCGTCGCCGCGGCACTGGCCGGCTCGGGCGTGCTGACCTGCTCGGTGATCGGATTCCCCTTTGGCGCCACCACCACCGATTCGAAGGTCTTCGAGGCCCGCCGGGCCATTGCCGACGGTGCGAACGAGATCGACATGGTCATCGATATCGCCTCTGCCAAGGCCAACGACGAGGCTGCCCTGGCTGCCGACATCACCGCCGTCGCCGCAGCCGTCCATGCGGGCGGGGCCATCTTGAAGGTCATCATCGAGACGGCTTTGCTCACCGACGACCAGAAAGTCATTGCCTGCCGCGCATCGGTCGCCGCCGGAGCCGATTTCGTGAAGACCTCCACCGGTTACGCCGGCGGCGGGGCAACGGTGCAGGACGTCGCACTGATGCGCTCGACCGTGGGCCCGGAGATGGGAGTGAAGGCCTCGGGCGGGGTCCGCTCGATGGAAACAGCACGCGCCATGATCGACGCTGGCGCCACAAGGCTCGGCTCCAGCTCCGGAGTTGCTATTGTAGAAGGAGAACAGGGCACCACCGGCTACTAA
- a CDS encoding Maf family protein — MSESNAPVSPEDLPLLVLASASPGRAKILREAGIDFQVIVSAVDEDAELAAATARFGTLDPSTTALLLAKAKAEAVAAQEDADGAVVLGCDSVFEFEGAAYGKPHTAAVAAGRWAAMRGKSGILHTGHWLIDNRSEEGQDGGSGATIGEVSSAIVHFAKVTDEEIEAYVASGEPLPCAGGFTIDGLGSAFITSIEGNPHTVVGLNVSTLRELLGSANLTIMDLWA; from the coding sequence GCTGGTGCTTGCCTCGGCCTCCCCCGGCCGCGCGAAGATCCTGCGCGAGGCCGGCATCGACTTCCAGGTGATCGTCTCGGCGGTCGACGAGGACGCCGAATTGGCTGCCGCCACGGCACGTTTCGGAACACTTGACCCCTCCACCACGGCCCTGCTGCTGGCCAAGGCCAAGGCCGAGGCGGTGGCCGCGCAGGAGGATGCCGACGGCGCCGTGGTGCTGGGCTGCGACTCGGTATTCGAATTCGAGGGAGCCGCCTATGGCAAGCCGCATACGGCCGCCGTTGCCGCCGGGCGTTGGGCGGCGATGCGCGGTAAATCCGGCATCCTGCACACCGGCCACTGGCTGATCGACAACCGTTCCGAGGAAGGGCAGGACGGCGGAAGCGGTGCCACCATCGGCGAGGTTTCCTCCGCCATCGTGCACTTCGCCAAGGTCACCGACGAGGAGATCGAGGCCTACGTGGCCAGCGGTGAGCCGTTGCCGTGCGCAGGTGGTTTCACCATCGACGGCCTCGGCTCGGCGTTCATCACCTCCATCGAGGGAAACCCGCACACCGTGGTGGGGCTGAATGTCTCCACGCTGCGCGAACTGCTGGGGTCTGCGAATCTGACCATCATGGACCTCTGGGCCTAA
- a CDS encoding phospho-sugar mutase, with protein sequence MTTTPQETGTIAAARAWAAQDPDPATCALLLELIDAAVHDAAAAAELADAFAGNLAFGTAGLRAALGPGPNRMNRMVVRRTAAGIARFLNATAAGDYVPTAVVGYDARHNSDVFAAESAAIFTAAGVRTLLLPAALPTPVLAWAVRAFGAESGVMVTASHNPPADNGYKVYLGGRAISDAGQGAQIVAPTDAAIAALIDHDEPICEIALAGSGWSVLPGSGQDGDIEARYIAAVAAVAGNPQQESAARASLDIVLTPLHGVGGHTMASALAQTGFASVAPVPEQWEPDPEFPTVDFPNPEEPGALDLALALAAARGADLVIANDPDADRCAAAVDFPGTGWRMLRGDELGALLGEEIARNRNPGDGTLFANSIVSSRQLASIAAAHGIGHRATLTGFKWIARVPGLAFGYEEALGYCVAPELVRDKDGISAGLLLARLAARLKAAGSSIPDALDRLSLAHGLHTTDQLSVRVADLDLIGSMMAALRTAPPAMLAGSPVTGFADLAPGGDLPPTDALVFETADRTRAIVRPSGTEPKLKCYLETIDDVADASALPAARAAAARRLTALRADLSAALGLPTT encoded by the coding sequence ATGACCACCACCCCGCAAGAGACCGGCACTATCGCGGCGGCCCGCGCCTGGGCCGCCCAGGACCCCGACCCGGCTACCTGCGCACTGCTGCTCGAGCTGATCGATGCGGCGGTCCACGACGCGGCCGCCGCCGCTGAGCTTGCCGATGCCTTCGCCGGCAACCTGGCCTTCGGCACCGCCGGACTGCGGGCGGCCTTGGGCCCCGGACCGAATCGGATGAACCGGATGGTGGTGCGCCGCACGGCCGCGGGCATCGCCCGCTTCCTGAATGCCACGGCAGCCGGGGACTACGTCCCGACGGCAGTGGTCGGCTACGACGCCAGGCACAATTCCGATGTCTTCGCTGCGGAATCTGCGGCGATCTTCACCGCCGCCGGCGTCCGGACGCTGCTGTTGCCCGCGGCCCTGCCCACCCCGGTGCTGGCCTGGGCCGTGCGTGCATTCGGCGCCGAGTCCGGTGTCATGGTCACGGCTAGCCACAACCCGCCGGCGGACAACGGATACAAGGTGTACCTCGGCGGGCGGGCGATCTCCGATGCCGGGCAGGGTGCACAGATCGTGGCGCCGACCGACGCGGCGATTGCCGCGCTGATCGATCACGACGAACCGATCTGCGAGATAGCGCTGGCCGGCTCCGGCTGGTCGGTGCTGCCCGGATCCGGGCAGGACGGCGACATCGAGGCCCGGTACATCGCCGCCGTCGCCGCCGTGGCCGGCAATCCGCAGCAGGAGTCGGCTGCCCGCGCCTCGCTGGACATCGTGCTGACCCCGCTGCACGGGGTCGGCGGCCACACGATGGCGTCCGCGCTGGCGCAGACCGGGTTCGCTTCCGTCGCACCCGTGCCCGAGCAATGGGAACCGGACCCGGAATTTCCCACCGTCGACTTCCCCAACCCCGAGGAGCCCGGCGCACTTGATCTGGCCCTGGCCCTGGCCGCGGCCCGCGGCGCGGACCTGGTCATCGCCAACGACCCCGACGCCGATCGCTGCGCCGCGGCCGTCGATTTCCCGGGTACCGGCTGGCGCATGCTGCGCGGGGACGAGCTCGGTGCCCTGCTGGGCGAGGAGATCGCCCGCAACCGGAATCCCGGGGACGGCACCCTTTTTGCCAACTCCATCGTTTCCTCGCGCCAGCTCGCCTCCATCGCCGCCGCTCACGGCATCGGACACCGCGCGACCCTGACCGGTTTCAAGTGGATCGCCCGGGTGCCGGGCCTCGCCTTCGGCTACGAGGAAGCGCTGGGCTATTGCGTGGCGCCCGAACTCGTACGGGACAAGGACGGGATTTCCGCCGGGCTGCTACTGGCGCGGCTGGCCGCGCGGCTCAAGGCCGCCGGAAGCTCCATCCCCGACGCGCTGGACCGGCTCTCCCTGGCCCACGGCCTGCACACCACGGACCAGCTCTCGGTCCGCGTGGCCGACCTGGACCTGATCGGCTCGATGATGGCCGCACTGCGGACCGCTCCCCCGGCGATGCTTGCCGGATCCCCCGTCACCGGATTCGCCGACCTGGCGCCCGGCGGCGACCTGCCCCCGACCGACGCGCTGGTCTTCGAGACGGCCGACCGCACCCGTGCCATCGTGCGCCCCAGCGGCACCGAACCCAAGCTCAAGTGCTACCTGGAAACCATCGACGACGTCGCCGACGCGTCGGCGCTTCCCGCTGCACGTGCGGCGGCAGCACGACGGCTGACCGCCCTGCGGGCCGACCTGTCAGCCGCGCTCGGCCTTCCCACCACCTAA
- a CDS encoding MFS transporter: protein MPKSTITAAPKANTRGRVLFASMIGTTVEFFDFYAYATASVLVFPTLFFPNASNVNAILSSFAIFGVAFIARPLGSVLFGHYGDKLGRKGTLVGSLMLMGISTFLIGFLPAAAGSFVVLAPLMLVLLRFAQGLALGGEWSGAALLATENAPANKRAIYGTFPQLGAPIGFIVANLLFVVLQTTLTEDQFMDWGWRLPFLLSAVLVVVGLYVRLKLVESNSFQKVLDQKKVAKSPFKDTMKYHWRPVLAGTFIMLATYVLFYLMTSFTLTYGTAPATVEAARAAAEAKGKVFDAAAEAAFAPGLGLARPEFLTMLIIGVVFFGIFTVVSGPLAEKFGRRKFLIGVTLGILVFGAAWTLMFGPGKGAAMAGLIIGFTLMGLTFGPMAAILPELFPANVRYTGSAIAYNMSSVIGAAPASFVAIALWQFGKGDTVWVGVYLAIAAVLTLIALFLTAETKDTDYENNVA, encoded by the coding sequence ATGCCAAAATCGACAATCACCGCAGCCCCCAAAGCGAACACACGCGGACGTGTCCTGTTTGCCAGCATGATCGGGACGACGGTCGAGTTCTTCGACTTCTACGCATACGCCACGGCCTCGGTCCTGGTCTTCCCGACGCTGTTCTTCCCGAACGCCAGCAACGTCAACGCCATCCTCAGTTCGTTCGCCATCTTCGGCGTTGCGTTCATCGCCCGACCTCTCGGATCGGTGCTCTTCGGGCACTACGGCGACAAGCTCGGCCGCAAGGGGACGCTGGTCGGATCGCTGATGCTCATGGGCATTTCCACGTTCCTGATCGGCTTCCTGCCCGCCGCGGCAGGCAGCTTCGTGGTGCTGGCACCACTGATGCTGGTGCTGCTGCGCTTTGCCCAGGGCCTGGCCCTGGGTGGCGAATGGTCCGGGGCTGCCCTGCTGGCCACCGAAAACGCGCCGGCCAACAAGCGCGCCATCTACGGCACGTTCCCGCAGCTGGGAGCCCCCATCGGCTTCATTGTCGCCAACCTGCTCTTCGTGGTGCTGCAGACCACGCTCACCGAGGACCAGTTCATGGACTGGGGCTGGCGCCTGCCGTTCCTGCTCTCCGCCGTGCTGGTCGTCGTCGGCCTCTACGTCCGTCTGAAGCTGGTCGAATCCAACTCCTTCCAGAAGGTCCTGGACCAGAAGAAGGTCGCCAAGTCCCCGTTCAAGGACACCATGAAGTACCACTGGCGCCCCGTGCTCGCCGGCACGTTCATCATGCTCGCGACCTACGTGCTGTTCTACCTGATGACCTCCTTCACGCTGACCTACGGCACGGCCCCGGCCACGGTGGAGGCGGCCCGCGCCGCCGCAGAGGCCAAGGGAAAGGTCTTCGACGCGGCGGCCGAGGCGGCCTTCGCCCCGGGCCTGGGCCTCGCCCGGCCGGAGTTCCTGACCATGTTGATCATCGGCGTCGTGTTCTTCGGCATCTTCACCGTGGTCTCGGGCCCGCTGGCCGAGAAGTTCGGACGCCGCAAGTTCCTGATCGGGGTCACCCTGGGCATCCTGGTCTTCGGTGCCGCCTGGACGCTGATGTTCGGCCCAGGCAAGGGCGCGGCCATGGCCGGCCTGATCATCGGCTTCACGCTGATGGGCTTGACCTTCGGTCCGATGGCGGCGATCCTGCCGGAGCTCTTCCCCGCCAACGTGCGGTACACCGGCTCGGCCATCGCCTACAACATGTCCTCGGTGATCGGTGCCGCGCCGGCTTCGTTCGTCGCCATCGCGCTGTGGCAGTTCGGCAAGGGGGACACTGTCTGGGTCGGCGTCTACCTGGCCATCGCCGCCGTGCTGACGCTGATCGCGTTGTTCCTGACCGCCGAAACCAAGGACACCGACTACGAAAACAACGTCGCTTAG
- a CDS encoding purine-nucleoside phosphorylase: protein MHTSNDPFELASEAAELIGAATGVESHDIALVLGSGWGEAAELIGETTHTLDASTLPGFHAPAVPGHVGTIRSVLTATGQRVLVLGARTHYYEGKGVRSVVHGVRTAAAAGCKTLVLTNGCGGLNPGWTPGTPVLISDHINLTAASPLEGATFVDLTDLYSARTREIARSVDPSLVEGVYAQFTGPHYETPSEVRYAKAIGADLVGMSTALEAIAARHAGMEVFGISLVTNLAAGISPVPLSHAEVIEAGQAAGPRISRLLADIVARL, encoded by the coding sequence ATGCATACTTCGAACGACCCCTTTGAACTGGCCAGCGAGGCCGCCGAACTGATCGGCGCCGCCACCGGCGTCGAATCCCACGACATCGCCCTGGTGCTGGGCTCCGGATGGGGAGAGGCCGCCGAACTGATTGGCGAGACCACCCACACCCTGGACGCCTCGACCCTTCCCGGATTCCACGCCCCGGCCGTGCCCGGACACGTCGGCACCATCCGCTCGGTGCTGACGGCCACCGGGCAGCGCGTGCTGGTACTCGGCGCCCGCACCCACTACTACGAAGGCAAGGGCGTGCGCTCGGTCGTGCACGGCGTGCGCACCGCCGCCGCCGCCGGCTGCAAGACGCTGGTGCTGACCAACGGCTGCGGCGGGCTGAACCCCGGCTGGACTCCGGGCACCCCGGTGCTGATTTCCGACCATATCAACCTGACCGCCGCCTCGCCGCTGGAGGGTGCGACGTTCGTCGACCTGACCGACCTGTACTCGGCACGCACCCGCGAGATCGCCCGGAGCGTGGACCCGTCCCTGGTCGAGGGCGTCTATGCGCAGTTCACCGGCCCGCACTACGAGACCCCCTCCGAGGTCCGATACGCCAAGGCCATCGGCGCGGACCTGGTCGGCATGTCCACTGCATTGGAGGCCATCGCGGCCCGCCACGCGGGCATGGAGGTGTTCGGCATCTCGCTGGTCACCAACCTGGCTGCGGGCATCTCCCCGGTCCCGCTCTCGCACGCCGAGGTGATCGAGGCCGGACAAGCCGCGGGCCCGCGGATTTCGCGCCTGTTGGCCGACATCGTCGCCCGCCTCTAA
- a CDS encoding acetyl/propionyl/methylcrotonyl-CoA carboxylase subunit alpha has translation MSQLTKVLIANRGEIAVRIIRAARDEGIGSVAVYAEPDREALHVRLADEAYALGGASAADSYLSIEKILDAAARSGADAVHPGYGFLAENASFAQAVIDAGLTWIGPPPAAIDQLGDKVQARHLAEKVGAPLVPGTKNPVADADEVVAFADEHGLPLAIKAAYGGGGRGIKVVRNREEIPELFESAVREAIAAFGRGECFVERFLDAPRHVETQCLADAHGNVVVVSTRDCSLQRRNQKLVEEAPAPFLSEEQNTRLYEASKAILREAGYVGAGTCEFLVGQDGDISFLEVNTRLQVEHPVSEEVTGIDLVREQFRLARGEELGYPDPEVRGHSFEFRINGEDAGRGFMPAPGTITTLKLPTGPGVRVDSGVEAGETVSGNFDSMIAKLIVTGATRAQAAQRARRALEELVIEGMPTVIPFHRAVMADAAYIPESGPFSIHTRWIETEFVNEIPPHTPAPGEAADDAGRQSITVEVGGKRLEVTLPASLVSSNGSAPAKSKKKRGSRSSAAAAGAGGNDLASPMQGTIVKVAVQDGDTVAEGELIVVLEAMKMEQPLTAHRAGVVSGLSAVPGDTVSAGAVLASINDA, from the coding sequence ATGAGTCAGTTGACCAAGGTTCTCATCGCCAACCGCGGAGAAATCGCAGTACGCATCATCCGCGCCGCCCGCGACGAGGGCATCGGTTCGGTTGCCGTCTACGCCGAGCCCGACCGCGAAGCGCTGCACGTCCGCCTCGCCGACGAGGCATACGCCCTGGGTGGCGCCTCAGCGGCGGACTCCTACCTGTCCATCGAGAAGATCCTCGACGCAGCCGCCCGTTCCGGCGCCGATGCGGTACACCCCGGCTACGGATTCCTCGCCGAAAACGCCTCCTTCGCCCAGGCAGTCATCGACGCCGGGCTGACTTGGATCGGCCCGCCACCGGCGGCCATCGACCAACTCGGCGACAAGGTCCAGGCCCGCCACCTCGCCGAAAAGGTCGGCGCCCCACTGGTTCCCGGCACCAAGAACCCCGTGGCCGATGCCGACGAGGTAGTGGCCTTCGCCGACGAACACGGTCTTCCGCTGGCCATCAAGGCGGCCTACGGCGGCGGTGGGCGTGGTATCAAGGTCGTGCGCAACCGCGAGGAAATCCCCGAACTCTTCGAATCCGCCGTCCGTGAGGCCATTGCGGCGTTCGGCCGTGGCGAATGCTTCGTCGAACGCTTCCTCGACGCCCCGCGGCACGTCGAAACCCAATGCCTGGCCGATGCCCACGGCAACGTCGTGGTGGTCTCCACCCGCGACTGCTCGCTGCAGCGCCGCAACCAGAAGCTCGTCGAAGAAGCTCCGGCCCCGTTCCTGAGCGAGGAGCAGAACACCCGCCTGTATGAGGCGTCGAAGGCGATCCTGCGCGAGGCGGGTTATGTCGGTGCGGGAACCTGCGAGTTCCTGGTCGGCCAGGATGGGGACATTTCCTTCCTGGAGGTCAACACCCGGCTGCAAGTCGAGCACCCGGTCTCCGAAGAGGTCACCGGCATCGACCTGGTCCGCGAACAGTTCCGGCTCGCCCGCGGCGAGGAGCTGGGTTACCCGGACCCCGAGGTCCGCGGCCACTCCTTCGAGTTCCGGATCAACGGCGAGGACGCCGGTCGCGGCTTCATGCCGGCACCGGGCACCATCACCACCTTGAAGCTGCCCACCGGGCCCGGCGTGCGCGTCGACTCCGGCGTCGAAGCCGGGGAAACCGTCTCGGGCAACTTCGACTCGATGATCGCCAAGCTCATCGTCACCGGCGCCACTCGCGCCCAGGCCGCCCAGCGCGCACGCCGCGCGCTGGAGGAACTGGTCATCGAGGGCATGCCCACGGTCATCCCGTTCCATCGCGCCGTCATGGCCGATGCCGCCTACATCCCGGAATCCGGCCCGTTCAGCATCCATACCCGCTGGATCGAGACCGAGTTCGTCAACGAGATCCCGCCACACACCCCGGCTCCCGGCGAGGCGGCCGACGACGCGGGGCGCCAGTCCATCACCGTCGAGGTCGGCGGCAAGCGCCTCGAGGTGACGCTTCCGGCATCGCTCGTCAGCTCCAACGGCTCCGCACCGGCGAAGTCCAAGAAGAAGCGCGGTTCGCGTTCCTCGGCGGCTGCCGCGGGCGCCGGCGGCAACGACCTGGCCTCCCCCATGCAGGGCACCATCGTGAAGGTCGCCGTGCAGGATGGCGATACAGTGGCCGAAGGCGAACTGATCGTCGTGCTCGAGGCGATGAAGATGGAACAGCCGCTGACGGCACACCGCGCCGGCGTCGTGTCCGGACTCAGTGCAGTCCCCGGCGACACGGTGTCGGCCGGAGCGGTGCTGGCCTCGATCAACGACGCCTAA
- a CDS encoding NAD(P)H-quinone dehydrogenase → MTAQHDFSSHRLVILGGGPGGYEAAFVGAQLGAQVTIVERQGMGGSAVLTDVVPSKTLIATADAMRRVASAQSFGVRVLADDASTTADLGVVNSRLLELARDQSSDIHTGLERAGVRVVIGEGRLLDSSTVEVSRPDGSVEIITADALLIATGAKARELESAKPDGERIFNWTQVYNLKKVPEHLIVVGSGVTGAEFASAYNLLGTRVTLVSSRDRVLPGEDADAAQVLEEAFARNGVTVVAQARAEAVERTADGVRVTLASGESIEGSHCLVAVGGIPNTAGIGLEEAGIKLNASGHIQVDGVSRTTATNVYAAGDCTGVFALASVAAMQGRIAMAHLLGDSVKPLQLTDVSSNVFTSPEIATVGVTERQVAEGKYQADIIKLDLATNARAKMMNVDQGFVKIIASRGSGTVIGGVVVAPRASELIFPLAIAVTKNLHVDDLAETFTVYPSLSGSISEAARRLHIHL, encoded by the coding sequence GTGACTGCACAACACGATTTCTCGTCCCATCGGCTCGTAATACTCGGAGGCGGCCCCGGCGGCTACGAAGCAGCCTTCGTCGGCGCACAATTGGGGGCCCAGGTCACCATCGTCGAACGCCAGGGCATGGGCGGCTCGGCCGTCCTGACCGACGTGGTGCCCTCCAAGACCCTCATCGCCACGGCCGACGCCATGCGCCGGGTCGCCTCCGCCCAGTCCTTCGGCGTCCGGGTGCTGGCCGATGATGCCAGCACCACCGCCGACCTGGGCGTCGTCAACAGCCGCCTCCTTGAGCTGGCCCGCGACCAGTCCAGCGACATCCACACGGGCTTGGAGCGCGCCGGGGTGCGCGTGGTCATCGGCGAGGGGAGGCTGCTTGATTCCTCCACCGTCGAAGTTTCCCGCCCGGACGGCAGCGTCGAGATCATCACGGCCGACGCCCTGCTGATCGCCACCGGCGCCAAGGCCCGCGAGTTGGAGAGCGCCAAGCCCGACGGCGAGCGGATCTTCAATTGGACCCAGGTGTACAACCTGAAGAAGGTGCCGGAGCACCTGATCGTCGTCGGCTCCGGCGTCACCGGCGCGGAGTTCGCCTCCGCCTACAATCTGCTCGGCACCCGGGTCACCCTGGTTTCCTCGCGTGACCGCGTGCTTCCCGGCGAGGATGCGGACGCCGCCCAGGTGCTGGAAGAGGCCTTTGCCCGCAACGGCGTCACCGTGGTCGCCCAGGCCCGGGCCGAGGCCGTCGAGCGCACGGCGGACGGCGTGCGCGTCACCCTCGCTTCGGGCGAGAGCATCGAGGGCAGCCACTGCCTGGTTGCCGTCGGCGGCATCCCGAACACCGCCGGCATCGGGCTGGAGGAGGCCGGGATCAAGCTCAACGCCTCGGGCCACATCCAGGTCGATGGCGTCTCGCGCACCACGGCCACCAACGTGTATGCGGCGGGCGACTGCACCGGCGTCTTCGCGCTGGCCTCCGTCGCGGCCATGCAGGGCCGCATTGCCATGGCCCACCTGCTGGGCGACTCGGTGAAGCCGCTGCAGCTCACCGACGTCTCCTCGAACGTCTTCACCTCCCCGGAGATCGCCACCGTCGGGGTGACCGAACGCCAGGTCGCCGAGGGCAAGTACCAGGCCGACATCATCAAGCTGGACCTGGCCACCAATGCCCGGGCGAAGATGATGAACGTGGACCAGGGCTTCGTGAAGATCATCGCAAGCCGGGGATCCGGCACCGTGATCGGCGGCGTCGTGGTGGCCCCGCGCGCCTCGGAACTGATCTTTCCACTGGCCATCGCGGTGACGAAGAACCTGCACGTGGACGACCTCGCCGAGACGTTCACCGTCTACCCGTCGCTGAGCGGATCGATCTCCGAGGCGGCCCGCCGCCTGCATATCCACCTATAG
- a CDS encoding winged helix-turn-helix domain-containing protein: MSAAEHPRHQLCEDLAHPVRFSLVAAIAGTEESEFAVVRDHLQVSDSVLSRQASQLEAAGIVKIRKGFVGKRPRTWFSLTPQGRATWERHLRALTEIARGAG, encoded by the coding sequence ATGAGCGCCGCCGAGCACCCCCGGCACCAACTCTGCGAAGACCTGGCCCACCCGGTTCGATTCTCCCTTGTCGCGGCCATTGCCGGAACCGAGGAAAGCGAGTTCGCCGTCGTGCGCGACCACCTGCAGGTCTCGGACTCGGTACTCAGCCGGCAGGCATCCCAGCTGGAGGCCGCCGGCATCGTCAAGATCCGCAAGGGATTCGTGGGAAAGCGCCCGCGCACCTGGTTTTCCCTCACCCCCCAAGGCCGGGCGACCTGGGAGCGGCACCTGCGGGCCCTGACCGAGATAGCCCGCGGCGCCGGATAG